From Chloracidobacterium thermophilum B:
AGCGACGCTGGAAAAGGTCTCCCGGGCCGAACTCGAAGCCATTGCCGAGCGGGTTCGGGCGCTGGGCATCCCGGCTGAAACCTTCTGAACCTGTCTCCGAAGAGAATAAAGCGGCTCGCCGCGCCGGCTGACTGGGCAGTGACCGCGTAAAGAAAAGACCGTCACGACGCGGGAAGGATTTTTTGGTGCAAAAACCTCTGCCCGGCGTTAGAGTCCTTTGTCGCCCCACAGTTTCAATCCTGTTTCAAAGACGGTATGGCTTATGGACGTTGCCTACATCACCAATGCCGAGCGTCTGGCAGCTCTCCAGCGGTATGACATCCTCGACACACCGCCAGACGGGACGTTTGACCGCGTCGCCCGGATTGCCGCCCGTATCTTTCACGTTCCGATTGCCCTTGTCTCCCTGGTTGACCAGGACCGCATCTGGTTCAAAGCACGGGAAGGTCTCAGCGGCGTTACTGAAATTCCCTGCGCCCCCGGGTTGTGCGCCTCCGTGGTTTGCCAGGATCAGTGCTACCTGGTTACAGATGCCCTGCAAGACCCCCGGACACGGGAAAATCCCCTCGTGGTTGGCGAGTTTGGGCTGCGCTTCTATGCCGCCGCGCCGCTCATCACCCACGATGGCTACCGGCTGGGGACCGTCTGTGTCATTGACCGGGAGCCACGGCCGGCACCCAAACCCGAAGAGTTGGCCATTCTCGAAGACCTCGCTGGCATTGTGATTGACCAGATGGAAGTCCGGCTGGCGGCACGGCAGACACTTGAATCTCTTGTTCTGGCCGAGGGCGGTTCAGACAATCTGGCCAACCCGGAAGCCCTCATCACGATTTGCGCCTGGTCCAAGAAGGTGCGGATTGACGGCGAGTGGGTCAGCTTCGAGGAATTCCTCGAACGGCGCTTCGGGATGCGTGTCACCCACGGCATCTCACGCGATGCGATGCGGCGGGCGCTGCTCGAATGGAAAAGCAGAAGTGCATCCACAGCGCCACAGGCCGCAGCCGCCGATTAACCTTCGGGTGCGCCCGGCATCCGGGACTCAAAAAAACGCCGAGGCAGCCCGTCATTGCAGGCTGCCTCAATGTT
This genomic window contains:
- a CDS encoding GAF domain-containing protein yields the protein MDVAYITNAERLAALQRYDILDTPPDGTFDRVARIAARIFHVPIALVSLVDQDRIWFKAREGLSGVTEIPCAPGLCASVVCQDQCYLVTDALQDPRTRENPLVVGEFGLRFYAAAPLITHDGYRLGTVCVIDREPRPAPKPEELAILEDLAGIVIDQMEVRLAARQTLESLVLAEGGSDNLANPEALITICAWSKKVRIDGEWVSFEEFLERRFGMRVTHGISRDAMRRALLEWKSRSASTAPQAAAAD